GAAGCCCGGGTCCACGTCGCCCGGCTCTATGGGGAATCCGGGCTTACCCGGAGGCCGCCCCTCGCTGCCTACTCAACGCCGTGCGCTCAGCTTCTCGCGCTATCTCGTGACCGGGATATCTCCGGTCGTCCCGAAGTACAGCCGGGAGAGCCCTTCCACGATCCAGAGGCTGGAGGAGTCGCGGAAGATCGCCGGGTCGTCGCGGCCGTCGCCGTCGTAATCTGCCGGCCGGGGCCAGTCGGTGCAGGTTCCGAGGTAGTGCCGCGTGATCCCCCGCACCGCCCACATCCCCCGGCACGGCCGGAATATGGCCGCGGTGCAGGTCCCGTCCCCCGCGTAGTCCATCGGGACCGGCCAGTCGGTCGGGTCGCCGAAGTAGAAACGGGTGCACCCATACACCGCCCAGCGCCCGTCGCTCGGCCGGTAAACCGCGAACATGCTCGCCCCGCCGCCGTCGTAATCGGCGGGCGCCGGCCAGTCTCCGCTCCGGCCGTAGGAGAACTGGGTGAGGTCGCGGACGTACCAGCCGCCGCTGGAACTCCGGAAGACGGCGATCTCCGAGATGCCGGTCCCGGTGTAATCGCTCGGAACCGGGATATCGCCGCTCATCCCGTAATGCAGCCGGGTGAGGCCGCGGACGAACCATTGCCCGGAATCGGAACGGAAGACGGCGATGTCGGTTGTCCCGTCGCCGTCGTAATCGCCGGGAACGGCCTGGTCGGCGGAGTTCCCGTAGTACGCCGCCGTCAGGCCCCGGATCGCCCACAACCCCCGGGAGGCCCTGAATACGGCGACGTCGTCGGTCCCGTCCCCGTCATAGTCGCCGGAATCGATGACGGTTTTCCATGGTGGCAGCGTCGGGCCGCAGGTGGGAGTCGCAGTCGGGCTGGGGGTGGTGCTGGGCTCCGGTGTCGGCGTGGGGCTGACCGGCGTGGGGGTGGCCGAGGGCGTGGTCGTGGCCGACGGGGTCGGGGTGGGCGTGGGCGTCGCCGACGGGCTCGGGGTGAGCGAAGGTGTCGGCGAGGTCGAAGGAGACGGGGTAACGGATGGCGTCGGGGTGATGGAAGGCGTGGCCGTGGTCGAGGGGGTAGGTGTGGCCGACGGGGACGGCGTCGGGGTGACGGAAGGTGTTGTCGTGGGAGAAGGGGTAGGCGTGGCCGACGGGGTCGGCGAGGTCGAAGGAGACGGTGTGGTCGAGGGCGTAGGTGTGGCCGACGGGGACGGCGTCGGGGTGACGGAAGGTGTTGTCGTGGGAGNNNNNNNNNNNNNNNNNNNNNNNNNNNNNNNNNNNNNNNNNNNNNNNNNNNNNNNNNNNNNNNNNNNNNNNNNNNNNNNNNNNNNNNNNNNNNNNNNNNNAGGGGGTAGGCGTGGCCGACGGGGACGGCGTTGGGGTGACGGAAGGTGTGGCCGTGGGCGAGGGAGTCGGCGACGGGGTCGGGGAGGGAGTGGGCGGGGTGACGAAGTTGGCCACCAGGGCGCGGTCGGAGGACGGCGTGAATGTGTAGGACGTATTGGTCGACACCACCGTACCGCCTTCCGTCCAGTTCAGGAAAAGCCACCCGGGATAGGGGCTGGCAAAGACCGATGCAGGGTGCCCATACTCGGGGTTGTCTCCCAGCGCAAAGCCCCCCGTGGGCGGGTTCGCCGTGGCCGTTACGCGATAACAGAAGCTCCCGTAGAGCGTGCGGTCCGTCGTCACCGTGAACGTGTAGTCGGCGTCGTACGAGACCGTGCCTTGGGTCGGGTCCCACCAGGAACTGAAGTGCGTGCCGTGCAGGCACGTCCCGTGCACGGTCACGGAGGTTCCGGCGGCGAAGGTACCTCCCCCCGAGACCGTGCCGCCCCCGTCGCTGGCGTAGACCGTGATCAGGAAATCGGCGAGCCGCCGATCGGCTGTGCCGACGGGGTCGCTGCCGACGGAGGCGACGCTCGCTACGGTGTTGGTGGCTCCGTCGATAACGGAGAGGTTGTTCGCCGGCGCGCCGGTCGGGGAAAACAAGGCGGCAATCAGACTGACCGAGGTGATAACAGTCCCATGCATCGAAAAGCCCTCCGGAGCTTGAACAAGGATCCGCTGTTTCGGTATGAATCGGAGCATTTAAGCACCCGGCTCGGCATTGTCAAGGTAATCTGCCTGGTACCGGGCGCTCTCCCCGGCCAGAAATTTTTCCGGCGTTATCGCCCGACGATTTTTTCCTGGCTCGGGGAAATGATGAAGGCGGCCCCCCGGACTCGGGGGGCCGCCTTGGTTGCCCATGGCGCCCCGGCGTCGTGGACCCGGGCTCGCGCGCTATCTGGCGACGGGGATATCGCCCGCCGTCCCGAAATAGGCCCGGGTCAGCCCGCGGATTGCCCACAGACCGCTGGTATCCCGGAAGACCCCGGTCCCGGCGACGCCGTCGCCGTCGTAGTCCGCCGGAACCGTCTCGTCCGACGACCCGCCGAAGTAGATCCGGGTCATCCCATGGACCGCCCAGAGACCGGTTGCGGGCCGGAAGATCGCCGGGTCGATGCCGGGTGCGG
This genomic window from bacterium contains:
- a CDS encoding VCBS repeat-containing protein; protein product: MWAIRGLTAAYYGNSADQAVPGDYDGDGTTDIAVFRSDSGQWFVRGLTRLHYGMSGDIPVPSDYTGTGISEIAVFRSSSGGWYVRDLTQFSYGRSGDWPAPADYDGGGASMFAVYRPSDGRWAVYGCTRFYFGDPTDWPVPMDYAGDGTCTAAIFRPCRGMWAVRGITRHYLGTCTDWPRPADYDGDGRDDPAIFRDSSSLWIVEGLSRLYFGTTGDIPVTR